In one window of Limnohabitans sp. MORI2 DNA:
- the ubiB gene encoding ubiquinone biosynthesis regulatory protein kinase UbiB — MTRLLRGIYIVFIVLRFGLDELVLNSFEKPGLRLLARIVSIGRDLRAPRGQRLREALERLGPIFVKFGQVLSTRRDLLPPDIANELAKLQDRVPPFSSDVAVAIIENSFGRSLNDIFVSFERQPVASASIAQVHFAVIQDRNGSQREVAVKVLRPGMLTVIDKDLSLMRMMAAWVDRLSSDGKRLKPREVVAEFDKYLHDELDLVREAANAAQLRRNMEGLDLVLIPEIFWDFCHTDVMVMERMKGVPISQTERLREAGVDIPKLARDGVTIFFTQVFRDGFFHADMHPGNLQVSLEPNSFGRYVLLDFGIVGTLTEYDKEYLAQNFTAFFRRDYKRVAELHVESGWVPADTRVDELESAIRAVCEPYFDRPLKEISLGMVLMRLFQTSRRFNVEIQPQLVLLQKTLLNIEGLGRQLDPDLDLWSTAKPFLETWMVDQVGPKKLWNQLRAEAPRYAKLLPELPRLVHDFLKHRQTNSNVQLQQLIEEQRRTNRMLQGIVWVGGGFLVGLLAIQVFVRFHHFF; from the coding sequence ATGACCCGTTTGCTGCGCGGTATTTACATCGTGTTCATCGTCCTGCGCTTTGGGCTAGACGAGTTGGTGCTCAACAGTTTTGAAAAACCTGGTTTGCGTTTGCTCGCGCGCATTGTGTCGATCGGGCGCGATTTGCGTGCGCCCCGTGGGCAGCGTCTGCGTGAGGCACTCGAACGGTTAGGCCCGATCTTCGTCAAGTTTGGCCAAGTGCTATCGACCCGTCGCGACTTGTTGCCGCCTGACATCGCCAATGAGTTGGCCAAGCTGCAAGACCGTGTGCCCCCGTTTTCGTCGGATGTGGCTGTGGCCATCATCGAGAATTCGTTTGGTCGTAGCTTGAACGACATTTTTGTGTCGTTCGAACGTCAGCCAGTGGCCAGTGCGTCGATTGCGCAAGTGCACTTTGCGGTGATCCAAGACCGCAATGGCAGTCAGCGCGAAGTGGCGGTGAAAGTGTTGCGTCCGGGCATGCTGACGGTGATCGACAAAGACCTGAGTCTCATGCGCATGATGGCCGCTTGGGTCGATCGCCTGTCGAGCGATGGCAAACGCTTGAAGCCGCGTGAAGTGGTGGCCGAGTTTGACAAGTACCTGCACGACGAGTTGGACCTCGTACGCGAAGCTGCTAATGCGGCACAACTTCGCCGCAACATGGAAGGTTTGGACTTGGTGTTGATCCCCGAAATTTTCTGGGACTTCTGCCACACCGATGTGATGGTGATGGAACGCATGAAAGGCGTGCCTATCAGCCAAACCGAACGTTTGCGTGAAGCAGGTGTGGACATCCCCAAACTCGCACGCGATGGCGTGACCATCTTTTTCACCCAAGTCTTTCGCGATGGTTTTTTCCATGCCGACATGCACCCCGGCAACTTGCAGGTCAGCCTAGAGCCCAACAGCTTTGGTCGTTATGTGTTGCTTGACTTTGGCATCGTGGGCACGCTCACCGAATACGACAAAGAGTATTTGGCGCAAAACTTCACCGCGTTCTTCCGCCGCGACTACAAGCGTGTGGCTGAGTTGCATGTGGAGTCCGGCTGGGTGCCTGCTGATACGCGTGTGGATGAGTTGGAGTCTGCCATTCGCGCGGTGTGTGAGCCGTACTTTGACCGTCCGCTGAAAGAAATTTCACTCGGCATGGTGCTCATGCGTTTGTTCCAAACCTCGCGCCGTTTCAATGTGGAGATTCAGCCGCAGCTCGTGTTGTTGCAAAAAACCTTGCTCAACATCGAAGGCTTGGGTCGCCAGCTTGACCCAGATTTGGACTTGTGGAGCACCGCCAAACCGTTCTTGGAAACATGGATGGTCGACCAAGTCGGCCCCAAGAAACTCTGGAACCAATTGCGCGCTGAAGCGCCGCGCTACGCCAAGCTCTTGCCCGAGTTGCCTCGCTTGGTGCACGACTTTTTGAAGCACCGCCAAACGAACAGCAACGTGCAGTTGCAACAGCTCATCGAAGAACAGCGCCGCACCAACCGCATGTTGCAAGGCATCGTGTGGGTGGGTGGTGGCTTCTTGGTGGGCTTGCTGGCCATACAAGTGTTCGTGCGTTTTCACCATTTCTTTTAA
- a CDS encoding Tim44-like domain-containing protein, giving the protein MKKLLTALFVVAMAFATMHAEAAKRLGGGKSMGQQSSNVTQREAIKPAPAATPNAAPNAAPAAAPHAPAAPAPAPAQPSRFGGMGGMLGGLAAGLGLAWLAHSLGFGAEFGQFLMFGLLALVLMMVVGAVMRRRQPEVANSSPYAFEGAGAMNPSSLPQYNPKNVGNDSSARPVDTNPDYAAGGSMIGSALGGNQTWGIPTDFDTVGFVSAAKQNFMTLQQAWDRSDIAALRMMMTDGMLAEIKTQLAEREATANGQVNHTDVVMLEAQLLGIEDLGSSYMASVEFSGLIREEPSSGPTPFREVWNMTKPKDGSLGWLVAGVQALQ; this is encoded by the coding sequence ATGAAGAAACTTTTGACAGCCCTTTTTGTGGTGGCCATGGCCTTTGCCACGATGCACGCCGAGGCAGCCAAACGTTTAGGCGGTGGCAAGTCGATGGGCCAACAGTCCAGCAATGTGACGCAGCGTGAAGCCATCAAACCTGCGCCTGCTGCCACGCCCAATGCCGCGCCCAATGCAGCACCTGCCGCAGCGCCACACGCACCTGCTGCACCCGCGCCTGCACCTGCACAGCCTTCTCGCTTTGGTGGCATGGGCGGCATGCTCGGTGGATTGGCCGCTGGCTTAGGCTTGGCTTGGTTGGCACACTCATTGGGCTTTGGTGCTGAATTTGGTCAGTTCTTGATGTTCGGTTTGTTGGCCTTGGTGCTGATGATGGTGGTGGGTGCGGTGATGCGTCGCCGCCAACCCGAAGTGGCCAACAGCAGTCCCTACGCCTTTGAAGGTGCAGGGGCCATGAACCCCAGCTCTTTGCCGCAGTACAACCCTAAAAATGTGGGTAATGACTCGTCCGCCCGTCCTGTCGATACCAACCCCGACTACGCAGCGGGTGGCTCGATGATCGGCTCGGCTTTGGGCGGTAACCAAACCTGGGGTATCCCCACCGACTTTGACACCGTTGGCTTTGTCAGCGCGGCCAAACAAAACTTCATGACCTTGCAACAAGCTTGGGACCGTTCAGACATCGCTGCCTTGCGCATGATGATGACTGACGGCATGTTGGCCGAAATCAAAACGCAACTGGCCGAGCGTGAAGCCACGGCCAATGGTCAAGTCAACCACACCGACGTGGTCATGCTCGAAGCGCAACTGTTGGGCATTGAAGATTTGGGCAGCAGCTACATGGCCAGTGTGGAGTTCTCTGGCCTCATCCGTGAAGAGCCATCCTCTGGCCCCACACCATTCCGCGAAGTGTGGAATATGACCAAGCCTAAAGACGGTAGCTTGGGCTGGTTGGTGGCAGGTGTGCAAGCCCTGCAATAA
- the ubiE gene encoding bifunctional demethylmenaquinone methyltransferase/2-methoxy-6-polyprenyl-1,4-benzoquinol methylase UbiE encodes MNTTHFGFKTVDEKEKAKHVRGVFDSVASKYDVMNDLMSAGLHRVWKRYTVMVADLREGSQVLDIAGGTGDLSMAFAKKVGKTGRVVHTDINEAMLRTGRDRLLDHGVVLPTLVCDAEKLPFPDNHFDVVSVAFGLRNMTHKDAALREMCRVLKPNGKLLVLEFSKVAKPLEKAYDWYSFNILPKLGQMIAGDAASYQYLAESIRMHPGQEELKSLMKQNGFGHVDFHNMSAGVVALHVGIKC; translated from the coding sequence ATGAATACCACCCACTTCGGTTTCAAAACTGTCGACGAGAAAGAAAAGGCCAAACACGTCCGTGGCGTGTTTGACTCGGTCGCGTCCAAGTACGACGTGATGAACGACCTCATGTCTGCTGGCCTGCACCGCGTGTGGAAGCGTTACACCGTGATGGTGGCTGACTTGCGTGAGGGCTCGCAAGTGCTCGACATCGCAGGCGGTACGGGTGACTTGTCGATGGCGTTTGCCAAGAAAGTGGGCAAAACAGGCCGCGTGGTGCACACCGACATCAACGAAGCCATGTTGCGCACCGGCCGTGACCGTTTGCTCGACCACGGCGTGGTGTTGCCCACCTTGGTGTGTGATGCCGAAAAACTGCCGTTCCCCGACAACCACTTTGACGTGGTCAGTGTGGCTTTTGGCCTGCGCAACATGACCCACAAAGACGCCGCCTTGCGCGAAATGTGCCGCGTGCTCAAGCCCAATGGCAAGCTGCTGGTCTTGGAGTTTTCCAAAGTGGCTAAGCCGCTGGAGAAGGCCTACGACTGGTACTCCTTCAACATCTTGCCCAAGTTGGGGCAGATGATTGCGGGCGATGCAGCCAGCTACCAATATTTGGCCGAGTCGATTCGCATGCACCCTGGCCAAGAGGAATTGAAATCCCTCATGAAACAAAATGGCTTTGGCCATGTGGACTTTCACAACATGAGCGCCGGCGTGGTCGCGCTTCATGTTGGAATTAAGTGCTGA
- a CDS encoding DUF971 domain-containing protein: protein MAGLQKNTPAPQDITVHGASRVLEVSFADGASFRIPFELMRVYSPSAEVQGHGPGQEVLQTGKRLVELEGLEPIGNYAIKPTFSDGHDSGLFTWEYLYFLGSEQDQLWADYERRLKEAGVDRDAPMPEKAGAGCSSHAH, encoded by the coding sequence ATGGCCGGATTGCAAAAAAACACGCCTGCACCCCAAGACATCACGGTGCACGGCGCATCGCGTGTGTTGGAGGTGAGCTTTGCCGACGGTGCGAGCTTTCGCATTCCGTTTGAGCTGATGCGCGTCTACAGCCCTTCAGCTGAAGTGCAGGGTCACGGCCCAGGTCAAGAGGTGTTGCAAACGGGCAAGCGCTTGGTCGAGCTCGAAGGCTTAGAGCCTATTGGCAACTACGCCATCAAGCCCACCTTCAGCGATGGCCATGACAGCGGCTTGTTCACTTGGGAATACCTTTATTTTTTGGGCTCCGAGCAAGATCAGCTGTGGGCTGATTACGAACGCCGTCTGAAAGAAGCCGGTGTAGACCGCGACGCACCTATGCCCGAAAAAGCAGGCGCGGGCTGCAGCAGTCACGCACATTGA
- a CDS encoding FAD/FMN-binding oxidoreductase: MNAPTSLNHLLATAEESPRLREIPYNYTSFSDREIVLRLLGTEAWELLLRLRQERRTGRSARMLYEVLGDIWVVQRNPYLQDDLLDNPKRRHQLVEALHHRLGEVQQRRTPDADAERDAMVGQLLQAASRAIETFSQQFDAIAALRKKAARVLGKQTAKDNIKFDGLSRVSHVTDATDWRVEYPFVVLTPDSEEEMAGLVKGCIDLGLTIVPRGGGTGYTGGAIPLTWKSAVINTEKLEAMTEVELIDLPGISHKVPTIYTEAGVVTQRVADAAERGGFVFAVDPTSAEASCIGGNIAMNAGGKKAVLWGTALDNLASWRMVTPDAEWLDVVRMDHNLGKIHDAEVATFELRYFKADGKTPIRTETLAIPGKTFRKEGLGKDVTDKFLSGLPGVQKEGCDGLITSARWIVHRMPVHTRTVCMEFFGNAKDAVPSIVEIKDYMFAEQKRSGVLLAGLEHLDDRYLRAVGYATKSKRGGLPKMLLIGDIAGDDADEVARVTSEVSRMANTRSGECFVAVSPEARKKFWLDRKRTAAISRHTNAFKVNEDVVIPLPRMAEYTDGIERINIELSLRNKIELCDALDDFFAKGNLPLGKSDDAADIPTPELLEDRVQQARSLIGEVRGLWQQWLNECDALFPQLQDHTLRASWKTQIRAQLQNIFTGAQLAPILEECNAIHKRVLKGRVWVALHMHAGDGNVHTNIPVNSDNYAMLQTAHEAVARIMVLARSLNGVISGEHGIGITKLEFLSDDELKPFADYKTKVDPEGRFNKGKLLRNQDVDASLRHADLSQAYTPSFGLMGHESLIMQQSDIGEIAASVKDCLRCGKCKPVCSTHVPRANLLYSPRNKILATSLLVEAFLYEEQTRRGVSIKHWEEFEDVADHCTVCHKCLTPCPVKIDFGDVSMNMRNLLRKMGQKSFRPGNAAAMFMLNATNPETIKLARSAMVDVGMKLQRFAHDALQVVARKQTKAPPATVGTAPIKEQVIHFVNKKMPGNLPKKTARALLDIEDKDYVPIIRNPKTTTSETEAVFYFPGCGSERLFSQVGLATQAMLWHAGVQTVLPPGYLCCGYPQKGSGQFDKADKIITDNRVLFHRVANTLNYLDIKTVVVSCGTCFDQLQSYQFDKIFPGCRIVDIHEYLLEKDIKLSAEQQAGYLYHDPCHTPMKQQDPMKTVKALVGEQVRKSDRCCGESGTLGVTRPDISTQVRFRKEAELQKDEAALRAMTGQAKGDMKILTSCPSCLQGLTRYGDDLQNGLLEADYIVVEMARKLLGEQWMPEYVANANAGGIERVLV; the protein is encoded by the coding sequence ATGAATGCTCCCACCTCGCTGAACCACTTGCTCGCCACGGCTGAAGAAAGCCCGCGACTGCGCGAAATTCCCTACAACTACACCTCCTTCTCTGATCGTGAAATCGTGCTGCGTTTGCTGGGCACCGAGGCTTGGGAGTTGTTGCTGCGTTTGCGCCAAGAGCGTCGCACAGGCCGCTCGGCCCGCATGTTGTACGAGGTGTTGGGCGATATCTGGGTGGTGCAGCGCAACCCCTATTTGCAAGACGACTTGCTGGACAACCCCAAGCGCCGCCACCAGTTGGTCGAGGCCTTGCACCACCGTTTGGGTGAGGTGCAACAGCGTCGCACCCCCGATGCCGATGCAGAGCGCGATGCCATGGTGGGCCAACTCTTGCAAGCGGCCAGCCGTGCGATTGAAACCTTCAGCCAACAGTTCGACGCGATTGCCGCGTTGCGCAAAAAAGCCGCCCGTGTGTTGGGCAAGCAAACGGCCAAAGACAACATCAAATTCGACGGCCTCTCACGTGTGAGCCACGTGACCGACGCCACCGACTGGCGCGTGGAATACCCCTTTGTGGTGCTCACGCCTGACAGCGAAGAAGAGATGGCGGGCTTGGTCAAAGGTTGTATCGACTTGGGCCTCACCATCGTTCCGCGTGGCGGCGGCACGGGTTACACGGGTGGCGCGATTCCGCTCACGTGGAAGAGTGCGGTCATCAACACCGAAAAGCTCGAAGCCATGACCGAAGTCGAGCTGATTGACCTGCCTGGCATCAGCCACAAAGTCCCCACGATTTACACCGAAGCCGGTGTGGTCACGCAGCGCGTGGCCGATGCGGCAGAACGCGGTGGTTTTGTGTTTGCGGTGGACCCCACGTCCGCTGAAGCTTCGTGCATTGGCGGCAACATCGCCATGAACGCGGGCGGCAAGAAAGCCGTGTTGTGGGGCACTGCGCTCGACAACCTCGCCAGCTGGCGCATGGTCACGCCCGACGCTGAGTGGCTCGACGTGGTGCGCATGGACCACAACCTCGGCAAGATTCACGACGCCGAAGTGGCGACGTTTGAGCTGCGCTACTTCAAGGCTGACGGCAAAACACCGATCCGTACCGAAACCTTGGCCATCCCCGGTAAGACCTTTCGCAAAGAAGGCTTGGGCAAAGACGTGACCGACAAGTTCTTGAGCGGTTTGCCTGGTGTGCAAAAAGAAGGCTGCGATGGTTTGATCACCAGCGCACGTTGGATCGTGCATCGCATGCCCGTGCACACGCGCACCGTGTGTATGGAGTTCTTCGGCAACGCCAAAGACGCAGTGCCCAGCATCGTGGAAATCAAAGACTACATGTTTGCCGAGCAAAAACGCAGCGGCGTGTTGCTGGCGGGCTTAGAGCATTTGGATGACCGCTATTTGCGCGCCGTGGGTTATGCCACCAAGAGCAAACGCGGCGGCTTGCCCAAGATGCTGTTGATTGGCGATATCGCGGGTGACGACGCTGACGAAGTGGCACGTGTCACATCCGAAGTCTCACGCATGGCCAACACCCGCAGCGGCGAGTGCTTTGTGGCGGTGAGCCCTGAAGCACGTAAAAAATTCTGGCTCGATCGCAAGCGCACCGCAGCGATCAGTCGCCACACCAACGCCTTCAAGGTCAACGAAGATGTGGTGATTCCTTTGCCACGCATGGCCGAGTACACCGACGGCATCGAGCGCATCAACATCGAGCTCAGCTTGCGCAACAAGATTGAGTTGTGCGACGCTTTGGACGACTTCTTCGCCAAAGGCAATTTGCCTTTGGGTAAGTCGGACGATGCCGCAGATATCCCTACGCCCGAGTTGCTCGAAGACCGCGTGCAACAAGCCCGCTCGCTCATTGGCGAAGTGCGTGGTCTGTGGCAGCAGTGGCTCAACGAGTGCGACGCGCTGTTCCCACAGTTGCAAGACCACACCTTGCGCGCAAGCTGGAAAACACAAATCCGTGCGCAGTTGCAAAACATCTTCACAGGCGCGCAACTCGCGCCCATCTTGGAAGAATGCAACGCCATTCACAAACGCGTGCTCAAAGGCCGCGTGTGGGTGGCCCTGCACATGCACGCCGGTGATGGCAACGTGCACACCAACATCCCCGTCAACAGCGACAACTACGCCATGCTGCAAACTGCGCACGAAGCGGTGGCACGCATCATGGTGTTGGCGCGTTCGCTCAATGGTGTGATTTCGGGTGAGCACGGCATTGGCATCACCAAGCTCGAATTTTTGAGCGATGACGAGCTCAAACCGTTTGCGGACTACAAAACCAAGGTGGACCCAGAAGGGCGCTTCAATAAAGGCAAATTGCTGCGCAACCAAGACGTCGATGCGTCGCTGCGCCATGCTGATTTGAGCCAAGCCTACACACCAAGCTTTGGCTTGATGGGCCACGAATCACTCATCATGCAGCAGTCTGACATTGGCGAAATTGCCGCCAGCGTGAAAGACTGTTTGCGTTGCGGCAAGTGCAAGCCCGTGTGCTCAACCCATGTGCCACGCGCCAACTTGCTCTACAGCCCACGCAACAAAATTTTGGCCACCTCGTTGTTGGTCGAAGCCTTTTTGTACGAAGAGCAAACCCGCCGCGGTGTGTCCATCAAACACTGGGAAGAGTTTGAAGATGTGGCCGACCACTGCACGGTCTGCCACAAGTGCCTCACACCTTGCCCTGTGAAGATTGACTTTGGCGATGTGTCCATGAACATGCGCAACCTCTTGCGCAAGATGGGTCAAAAGAGCTTCCGTCCTGGCAATGCCGCGGCCATGTTCATGCTCAATGCCACCAACCCCGAAACCATCAAACTCGCGCGCAGCGCGATGGTGGATGTAGGCATGAAGCTGCAACGCTTTGCGCATGACGCCTTGCAAGTGGTGGCACGCAAGCAAACCAAGGCGCCCCCTGCCACGGTGGGAACAGCGCCGATCAAAGAGCAGGTGATTCACTTCGTCAACAAAAAAATGCCCGGCAACTTGCCCAAGAAAACCGCGCGTGCCTTGTTGGACATCGAAGATAAAGACTACGTGCCAATCATCCGCAACCCCAAGACCACCACGTCTGAAACAGAAGCGGTGTTCTATTTCCCCGGTTGCGGCTCTGAGCGTTTGTTCAGCCAAGTGGGCCTCGCCACGCAAGCCATGTTGTGGCACGCGGGTGTGCAAACTGTGTTGCCACCGGGCTACCTGTGCTGCGGCTATCCGCAAAAAGGTTCGGGCCAGTTCGATAAGGCCGACAAGATCATCACCGACAACCGTGTGTTGTTCCACCGCGTGGCCAACACGCTCAACTACCTTGACATCAAAACCGTGGTCGTGAGCTGCGGCACCTGTTTTGATCAGTTGCAAAGCTACCAGTTCGACAAGATCTTCCCAGGCTGCCGCATCGTTGACATCCACGAATACTTGTTGGAGAAAGACATCAAGCTCAGCGCCGAACAGCAAGCCGGTTACCTCTACCACGACCCTTGCCACACACCGATGAAACAGCAAGACCCGATGAAAACGGTCAAGGCCTTGGTGGGCGAGCAAGTGCGCAAGAGCGACCGCTGTTGTGGCGAGTCGGGCACCTTGGGCGTGACGCGTCCTGATATTTCGACCCAAGTGCGCTTCCGCAAAGAAGCTGAGTTGCAAAAAGACGAAGCCGCGTTGCGTGCGATGACGGGTCAAGCCAAAGGCGATATGAAGATCCTCACCAGCTGCCCCAGCTGCTTGCAAGGCTTGACCCGCTACGGCGACGACTTGCAAAACGGTTTGCTCGAAGCCGACTACATCGTGGTCGAGATGGCGCGCAAGCTGTTGGGCGAACAGTGGATGCCCGAGTACGTGGCCAACGCCAATGCCGGTGGCATTGAGCGCGTGTTGGTTTAA
- the hemA gene encoding glutamyl-tRNA reductase, which produces MAVWALGLNHTTAPLDLRGRFAFAVDQMGPTLATLRHSFAPDSEVAILSTCNRTEIYCAGSEAQIQQTMAWLAKSGGVSADDLKGHTYALLEADAARHAFRVASGLDSMVLGEPQILGQMKDAVRAATEAGALGTTLNQLFQRSFAVAKEVRSSTEIGAHSISMAAAAVRLASQLFEDLSDTRVLFVGAGEMIELCATHFAAKNPKAIAIANRTLERGEKLATQFSGEVMRLADLPQRLHEFDVVISCTASTLPLIGLGAVERALKQRKHRPMFMVDLAVPRDIEPEVKSLEDVYLYTVDDLSDVVQTGQANRQAAVAQAEAIIDAGVQSFEHWMDQRSNVPLIQQLNAQAEDWRSAELARARKAIAKGDDVDAVLEALSRGLTQKMLHGAMAELHAGDAESRERARHAIEHFFLRGNR; this is translated from the coding sequence ATGGCAGTATGGGCTTTGGGCCTCAATCACACGACAGCCCCGCTTGATTTGCGGGGCCGTTTTGCTTTTGCGGTCGACCAAATGGGTCCGACCCTTGCAACCCTGCGCCATTCTTTTGCACCTGACAGCGAGGTGGCGATTCTTTCCACCTGCAATCGCACCGAAATTTACTGCGCGGGCAGCGAGGCGCAGATACAGCAGACCATGGCATGGCTGGCCAAGTCTGGCGGTGTGTCCGCCGACGATCTGAAAGGCCATACTTACGCCCTGCTCGAAGCCGATGCAGCCCGCCACGCCTTTCGGGTGGCCAGTGGCCTCGACTCCATGGTGCTGGGCGAACCCCAAATCTTGGGCCAAATGAAAGACGCGGTCCGCGCCGCCACCGAAGCCGGTGCCTTGGGCACCACGCTCAACCAACTGTTTCAACGCTCTTTTGCTGTGGCCAAAGAGGTGCGCAGCAGCACCGAAATTGGCGCGCACTCCATCAGCATGGCCGCCGCCGCCGTGCGCTTAGCCAGCCAGCTGTTTGAAGACCTGAGCGACACCCGCGTGCTCTTTGTGGGCGCGGGCGAAATGATTGAGCTGTGCGCCACCCACTTTGCAGCCAAAAACCCCAAGGCCATTGCCATTGCCAACCGCACATTGGAGCGCGGCGAAAAACTGGCCACCCAATTCAGTGGCGAAGTCATGCGCTTGGCCGACTTGCCCCAACGCCTGCACGAGTTTGATGTGGTCATCAGCTGCACCGCCAGCACCCTGCCCTTGATTGGTTTAGGCGCAGTCGAGCGGGCGTTGAAGCAGCGCAAGCACCGCCCCATGTTCATGGTCGACTTGGCTGTGCCTCGCGACATCGAGCCCGAGGTGAAGTCGCTCGAAGACGTGTATCTCTACACCGTGGACGACTTATCGGACGTGGTGCAAACCGGCCAAGCCAACCGCCAAGCAGCGGTGGCACAAGCTGAGGCCATCATCGATGCAGGCGTGCAAAGCTTTGAGCACTGGATGGACCAGCGCAGCAACGTACCGCTCATCCAACAGCTCAATGCGCAAGCCGAAGACTGGCGCAGCGCTGAGCTTGCGCGTGCACGCAAGGCAATCGCCAAAGGTGACGATGTGGATGCAGTCCTGGAGGCCCTGTCACGCGGCCTCACCCAAAAAATGCTGCACGGCGCGATGGCTGAGCTGCATGCGGGTGACGCCGAGTCGCGTGAGCGTGCGCGTCATGCGATTGAGCATTTCTTTTTGCGCGGCAACCGTTAG
- the prfA gene encoding peptide chain release factor 1 — protein sequence MKDFLRAQLERHTQRLNELDFLLSREDIMKDMTQFMALSREHTEVAATASRYARYQQREADLQAAQQMLQDGADDADMRAMAEEEITSAQAELLELEAELQRMLLPKDPDDARPAFVEIRAGTGGDESALFAADLLRMYLRYAERQGWRSEIVSESQSELGGYKEVVVRMDGGSSGDGVYGWLKFESGGHRVQRVPATETQGRIHTSACTVAVLPEPDEAEAIKINPSDLRIDTFRASGAGGQHINKTDSAVRITHLPTGIVAECQDGRSQHSNKAQALRVLTARIQEKERAERAAKDAAMRKGLIGSGDRSDRIRTYNYPQGRWTDHRINLTLYKLNNIMEGDLGEGLLALRHAREAELLADLENA from the coding sequence ATGAAAGACTTTCTGCGCGCTCAGCTTGAGCGCCATACCCAACGCTTGAACGAACTCGACTTCTTGCTGTCTCGCGAAGACATCATGAAAGACATGACGCAGTTCATGGCCTTGTCGCGCGAGCACACCGAGGTGGCCGCCACCGCCAGCCGCTATGCGCGCTACCAACAACGCGAAGCCGATTTGCAAGCCGCGCAGCAAATGCTGCAAGACGGTGCTGATGACGCTGACATGCGCGCCATGGCCGAAGAAGAAATCACGAGCGCACAAGCCGAGCTGCTGGAACTCGAAGCCGAGCTCCAACGCATGTTGCTCCCCAAAGACCCCGACGACGCACGCCCTGCGTTTGTCGAAATTCGTGCAGGCACGGGCGGCGACGAATCGGCATTGTTTGCTGCCGACTTGCTGCGCATGTACCTGCGCTATGCCGAGCGCCAAGGGTGGCGCAGCGAAATCGTGAGCGAATCACAAAGCGAGCTGGGCGGTTACAAAGAAGTGGTGGTCCGCATGGACGGTGGCTCTAGTGGCGACGGCGTATATGGCTGGCTCAAGTTCGAGTCGGGCGGCCACCGCGTGCAACGCGTGCCGGCCACCGAAACCCAAGGCCGCATCCACACCAGCGCCTGCACGGTGGCGGTGTTGCCCGAGCCGGACGAGGCTGAGGCCATCAAGATCAACCCATCTGATTTGCGCATCGACACCTTCCGTGCCAGCGGCGCGGGCGGCCAGCACATCAACAAAACCGACTCGGCCGTGCGCATCACCCACTTGCCCACAGGCATCGTGGCCGAGTGCCAAGATGGCCGCAGCCAACACAGCAACAAGGCGCAAGCGCTGCGCGTGTTGACTGCGCGCATTCAAGAAAAAGAACGCGCTGAGCGCGCTGCCAAAGACGCGGCCATGCGCAAAGGCTTGATTGGCAGCGGCGACCGCAGCGACCGCATTCGCACCTACAACTACCCGCAGGGGCGCTGGACCGACCACCGGATCAATCTGACGCTGTACAAACTCAACAACATCATGGAAGGCGACCTAGGCGAAGGCCTGCTCGCCCTGCGCCATGCCCGCGAGGCGGAGCTGTTGGCCGATTTGGAAAACGCATGA